A region from the Clostridia bacterium genome encodes:
- a CDS encoding amidohydrolase family protein, which yields MIIDFHTHCFPDNLYERAISEISTKSKVYPSFDGSVGGLIRSMKEAGIDRCVVANIATNAKQTPKVNSFAIECSKYQELIPFGSVHPEFEDYKAEIDRLCEKHILGLKFHPHYQSYTIDDPKMMKVYEYALSKNMVLLFHMGRDRALPDAQNATPKRMRNLVDAFNTPKIVAAHMGGEGYREEFEKYLLGTTISIDTSFAFTRMSLDDIKKILDHHNPEYILFATDAPWADQGDELLQYYNMNIPQKTLDLILGGNALRLLKSVK from the coding sequence ATGATAATAGATTTTCATACACATTGTTTTCCTGATAATCTTTATGAAAGAGCTATTTCTGAAATTTCGACAAAAAGCAAAGTTTATCCATCTTTTGATGGTTCTGTAGGCGGGCTTATTAGGTCAATGAAAGAAGCCGGTATTGATCGCTGTGTAGTAGCCAATATCGCCACAAATGCAAAACAGACACCAAAAGTAAATTCTTTTGCAATAGAATGTTCAAAATATCAAGAGCTTATTCCTTTTGGCAGCGTTCATCCGGAATTTGAAGACTATAAAGCCGAAATAGACAGATTGTGCGAAAAGCATATATTAGGATTGAAATTTCATCCTCATTATCAGTCTTATACCATTGATGACCCTAAGATGATGAAAGTGTATGAATACGCTTTGTCAAAAAATATGGTCTTGTTGTTTCATATGGGACGCGATCGTGCTCTGCCAGATGCTCAAAATGCTACTCCTAAGCGTATGAGAAATCTTGTAGATGCATTTAATACGCCTAAAATCGTTGCGGCTCATATGGGCGGAGAAGGATATAGAGAAGAATTTGAAAAATATCTTTTGGGCACTACAATATCAATAGATACTTCTTTTGCCTTTACTCGTATGAGTCTTGATGATATAAAAAAGATATTAGACCATCATAATCCTGAATATATTTTGTTTGCAACAGATGCTCCGTGGGCAGATCAAGGGGATGAATTGTTGCAGTATTATAATATGAACATTCCTCAAAAGACGCTTGATCTTATTTTGGGTGGTAATGCTTT